One stretch of Rhinatrema bivittatum chromosome 8, aRhiBiv1.1, whole genome shotgun sequence DNA includes these proteins:
- the LOC115097342 gene encoding whey acidic protein-like, protein MMRTEGGIFFLVLALCSELHLTSSHHEPLPVVKPCSCPAQRKPCDYIHPPPKICHAGHSDCPKNTHCCPYCDHMACLPPPEEKCGSCPKWKLPCLYPAPKTFCHCDAECPGEMKCCDRCGWQCIRPMELHSGMCPPVHKSCVAPEYKCECDKDCRRKKKKCCLDKHCVWRCMWAYQG, encoded by the exons ATGATGAGGACCGAAGGTGGTATCTTCTTTTTGGTTCTCGCTCTTTGCTCAGAACTTCACCTTACATCTAGCCACCATGAGCCGCTGCCAGTAG TAAAGCCCTGCTCCTGCCCAGCACAGAGGAAGCCATGCGACTACATCCACCCACCTCCCAAGATATGCCACGCTGGTCACTCTGATTGCCCAAAGAACACACACTGCTGCCCCTACTGCGATCATATGGCATGCCTGCCACCGCCAGAAG AAAAATGTGGCAGCTGCCCAAAATGGAAGCTACCATGCCTGTACCCGGCCCCCAAAACATTCTGCCACTGCGACGCAGAGTGCCCTGGTGAGATGAAATGCTGCGACCGCTGTGGATGGCAATGCATTCGACCTATGGAAT tgCATTCTGGGATGTGCCCACCAGTGCACAAATCGTGCGTTGCACCTGAATATAAGTGCGAGTGTGACAAGGATTGCAGACGGAAGAAGAAGAAGTGCTGCTTGGATAAGCATTGTGTCTGGCGGTGCATGTGGGCCTACCAAG GGTAG